The Primulina huaijiensis isolate GDHJ02 chromosome 10, ASM1229523v2, whole genome shotgun sequence region TTATGATCAAGAAAATAGAGATCGGAAGGGAAAACTAAAGGTTACTTATCTTCTGTGTTGACAGCGTGATCACTTTGTGacgcacacatatatatacataaatcttggaatctaatattttttaaaaaacaaatatttatttagaatagtactatgataataaattttttaataataatttcaaaaataaaatttttgttgttctgtttttttttttcttgggatgaaataaagattgtaatatTGGCTTCAAACTCTTCTTTCATTCAGATCATAAGCTTAATTTAAGGATTAAATGGTTATTCTGCCAGACAGGGGACCCTATTCAGAAGTGGGAACAACTTGATTTCAGGATCAAAGGATGAATTTTTCATACGCAAATTaattagttattattatttacaacTTTGAACAAGTTTAAAATTGTGGAAATCAGTCAATttattgaagaattttaattttgatggGAAAATAACGATTTTATCCAATAATTTGTTCCATTTCGAGTTTCAGTCTACTAAGTATTCAAAGTTTGGGTTTCGTGGATaacttttctattttttttgctttttattcTATTTTGTCAGAGTATTAGCGCACATGAAAATATTGCATGACATCCGAAATTATTGACATGTATAATAATATATCagcaattaaaacaaaatagttgaaaattaaaaattaatacacCAAGATCAAAATTCGACAAGTTActaagacaaaaaaaaaaaatccctaaTTGGGatcatgaaataattaatttagcgtgcgaataatgaaatttcatcATGTACATGTCGTTTAACCTTTCTAAAGcgattaatatttaatactcTTATGTAATacaaattcttgaaaatatcatCATGATTTTAGTCCCATTACCATAAACACGTGACTTTTTTCTCATTTATGCATGTACGAGATTACAAATTTAAGTCACGTAACTAATTCTAGTAATTTTTTGACATAAATATCCTATTTTAAAGCAAAAGTCTAAAAGTCTGTTGGCTGCAATAATTGTTCATGTTGGGTAGATCAATCAAAACGTGATATTTGATCTGCTAtatggtttaaaagatttgagttgcaccgttaccaccaactataacttttggtaaagtgcCAAGCAATTCGGTCCTAGAATTGGTATCAAAGTGTAATTATTGAGAGGAaaattgttgggtgcaataattgttctgCTGGTTAGAACAATCAAAATGTAGTACTTGAACTGCtatacagtttaaaatatttgagttgcacagtTTTCACCAACtgtaatttttggtaaaacgacataTGTTTAGTCCAACAAAATAGGTTACACTTTTTTCTGTTTCCCACTTCGTTTTTTAAATGTGATTCTTAAAAAGGAAAACAACCAAACATCATTTATTTTGAACAAAATATAGTTTTAAGAAATATGAACACTCTAAATTTTAAGAACACACTCATTTGGAGAGATCATACATGGAGCTTACAATGTTCTAGGATAATCGGTGAAAAGTTTGTATAAATTATAAATCTTGGACTTATTAATAAATTCTATGTATGTCTTAAAATTTATGGAATGGAGAAATATTGAAATTTCTATGTCAGATGAACGTAGCATTGTCATGAGCAATAATATGTCGaactttttaataaaaatgatcGGTGCATGCCTACAAATTAAAGAGACCCCCCAATTATACTCAACCACTTCCCattatcttttttatcataattttttgaaaagcGACAATATCAACCTTATCCTTGactggtattttttttttttttttcagacaattattgcactcaacgATCTCTACAAAGTTAGCAGTCATATGAATCAAAAGTCTACTTAAAAGGAAAGTATGCTTTTTCTTATGCTAtttcaaagttttttttaaaaaaaattaattaaaataaagtagATTACACATTAACCCATCACAAATGAAACTTTTCTACAGTATTGAGGTGTGCATGCAGCAGTCATATGAATGAACAGAAGAGAATAGGAATAACAATCTTTTTCTTCACCGGACATCTTTAACAGATACAACAAGAACTAATACGGAACGTTGTTGGGGAGGTTGCGTATAACATTACTCTTCATACCAATCTTAGAGCGCATGGCGTCAATACCAGACCGATTCATTGCTTTCATTACTTTCATCCTGAGTACATGTTCTCTTGATTGCACTGTTGCCAGACCCATGCTCCTATACCTGCGGGAAAATTGTATAATTTCACTTAAATAtccaattttattttacttttaggAGTAGGAAGTAAAGATCTATCCAATCATTTCACATACCTAGAGGCCAATTTTGCGGCAGTAATGGCGCTATTTGCAGGAGTTGGCCGTGGTTTCTGGCggtaatatattaaaaattctcTTGAACCGATCATTTTGGTCAGGGTTGTGCCGCCAATTCTTCGGGTAATAATTAACTCAGAGCCACCACTACCAAGTTCAACATCTTTCTGCATGTCATCGACCACAACCAGCTGCTTTCCTTCCTCGTCAACAAAACTTTATACGCATAAACAAAAAAGAACCAACTAGGTTAGGTTAAAAGTTCGCACGTATAATTTATTCATACACAACTACGTAGTTTCTTGGTGTTATAAAAACCTGCTGCTATAATCATAAAACACTTCTAACTCTGCTTCCTCCTCTTCACTTCCATCACCATAATGCACTTTGCAGTGGCTTTTTGCCTCCATATGCTTCCGAACGGCTTCGATACTGGAGAATGGATGACATCTCTCATTGCAATACAAACACATCAAATCCCTTTTAACCTGTGTGGGTTTAGGCATCAAGATTTAAACATTAAAGAAACACAAAGAAAAAAGTAATGAAATGACGTAAACAGTTGGAGAAAATATTatagttgaaaaaaaaattgtcctTGATATAAAAACACATAATACCTTGAGGCTCAGATAAGTAAGAAGACCTTTAGGATCCTTCAGATACTCAATGTCAGGTATGAAGAATCCATGTTTCTTGTGCATGTGAACCATACAGTTCTCCACTGAATCAAGCTCTAAATCACACATAAAGCAACAAGTTGGATTCAACTCATAATCCTCATCCACATCATCATTATCAGGACTCTCGTTCACCCTGAGTTTGGCCAAAGAATCACTGGCTTCACCAGCCAAGTCTTCCTCTAGATCATCAACCTCTTCCCATTCACTCTCTTCAC contains the following coding sequences:
- the LOC140985506 gene encoding cytoplasmic 60S subunit biogenesis factor REI1 homolog 1-like; this encodes MNLEPKIFLQEKNQTPEQGMPGLTCNACNKEFLDDSEQKLHYKSEWHRYNLKRKVAGVPGVTETLFLARQSALAEEKKKSDVTPLLYSCGLCGKGYRSSKAHEQHLKSKSHLSRSSESTTSEDEGSTIIKPLPRVPKVPLHPSVQEDEDSEESEWEEVDDLEEDLAGEASDSLAKLRVNESPDNDDVDEDYELNPTCCFMCDLELDSVENCMVHMHKKHGFFIPDIEYLKDPKGLLTYLSLKVKRDLMCLYCNERCHPFSSIEAVRKHMEAKSHCKVHYGDGSEEEEAELEVFYDYSSSFVDEEGKQLVVVDDMQKDVELGSGGSELIITRRIGGTTLTKMIGSREFLIYYRQKPRPTPANSAITAAKLASRYRSMGLATVQSREHVLRMKVMKAMNRSGIDAMRSKIGMKSNVIRNLPNNVPY